One segment of Streptomyces sp. NBC_01454 DNA contains the following:
- a CDS encoding DNA topoisomerase, which produces MVAIVVAEKPSAARNMASALGGTKGSYKGTAYEVASLRGHLYEFAQPHAMVDSSLADAYQKWDLGNLPWNPEDLTWKREPQKNVADVIKALRAALGRGDEIVIATDLDPSGEGDLLFWEAIDELGFHGMKFSRMEFTDESKASIQKAFEQRRPVKSMQDEGDYRKAMYRSQWDFLSMQFTRIATAMGRQSGQDLVLRQGRLKSAMVSLVGDQQKAYAEYVKKPFFQNRFRDENDVMYTNPDEPRFDQKGQVPQQYGPSPVVLDSKADKKTAPPKLLDLASLSSMLVGKGVKANLTLSTYQKMYEDQVVSYPRTEDKTITPEQFKDLAPLVDKITAVVGVDAALLTHRQPRSTHVKPQGAHGANRPGPKVPSSLDGVEHKYGKAGRLIYEMLAKNYLAMLAEDYLYEQQKGHVEKYPDFVGIANVPKSPGWRAVFDPDAGDDSAEGDENESSKGLGRTAAPFVFEGANKRPEHPTMKWLMKQLEKRDVGTGATRTSTYSEVTSDRAKFPLLSEKGRKLRLAQAGEMSWRLLPGTRIGDLGLTEKVYADMRDIAAGTATAEERLAVVADWVCEDIATMSKNAASMRSELGLSETQIAARAEGVWQAAPGGPKKVTFKKVWSGHELSDDEVAKLLAGETITFEATNTADKPFTATGALGVGDFKGRKFVGFQLTVPDRPTKWSGRTFTPAEVTALLAGQALEINDFVSARTGKTFGCKVSWDAKAKKIVPDFDSGDEPPRSWCQVTFTDVQRRDLAAGKTIQGTGFVSSKGKTFDAKVAWKEEGGKKKIVPSFG; this is translated from the coding sequence ATGGTCGCGATCGTGGTCGCAGAGAAGCCGAGCGCAGCGAGGAACATGGCCAGCGCCCTCGGCGGGACGAAGGGCAGCTACAAGGGCACGGCCTACGAAGTGGCGAGCCTGAGGGGTCATCTCTACGAGTTCGCCCAGCCGCACGCGATGGTGGACTCCTCACTCGCGGACGCCTATCAGAAGTGGGACCTGGGCAACTTGCCGTGGAACCCGGAAGACCTGACGTGGAAGCGCGAGCCGCAGAAGAACGTCGCAGACGTCATCAAGGCTCTGCGTGCGGCGCTCGGCCGCGGCGACGAAATCGTCATCGCCACGGACCTGGATCCGTCCGGCGAGGGCGACCTGCTCTTCTGGGAGGCGATCGACGAACTCGGCTTCCATGGCATGAAGTTCAGCCGCATGGAGTTCACCGATGAGTCGAAGGCGTCGATCCAGAAGGCGTTCGAACAGCGCCGGCCGGTGAAGTCCATGCAGGACGAGGGCGACTACCGCAAGGCGATGTACCGCTCGCAGTGGGACTTCCTCTCCATGCAGTTCACGCGCATCGCCACAGCGATGGGCCGCCAGTCCGGCCAGGACCTCGTGCTGCGCCAGGGCCGGCTGAAGTCGGCGATGGTCTCTCTTGTCGGCGACCAGCAGAAGGCCTATGCCGAGTACGTCAAGAAGCCGTTCTTTCAGAACCGCTTCCGCGACGAGAACGACGTCATGTACACGAACCCGGACGAGCCGCGATTCGACCAGAAGGGTCAGGTGCCGCAGCAGTACGGCCCCTCCCCTGTGGTCCTGGACAGCAAGGCGGACAAGAAGACCGCGCCGCCGAAGCTGCTTGACCTGGCGTCCCTGTCCTCGATGCTCGTCGGCAAGGGCGTGAAGGCGAACCTCACGCTCTCGACCTACCAGAAGATGTACGAGGACCAGGTCGTCTCGTACCCGCGCACGGAGGACAAGACGATCACGCCCGAGCAGTTCAAGGACCTCGCCCCGCTGGTCGACAAGATCACCGCCGTGGTCGGCGTCGACGCTGCGCTTCTGACGCACCGCCAGCCTCGGTCCACACACGTGAAGCCCCAGGGCGCGCACGGCGCGAATCGTCCGGGACCGAAGGTGCCCTCCTCGCTGGACGGGGTCGAGCACAAGTACGGCAAGGCCGGACGCCTCATCTACGAGATGCTCGCGAAGAACTACCTGGCCATGCTCGCCGAGGACTACCTCTACGAGCAGCAGAAGGGCCACGTGGAGAAGTACCCGGACTTCGTCGGCATCGCCAACGTGCCCAAGAGCCCTGGCTGGCGGGCCGTGTTCGATCCGGACGCCGGCGACGACTCCGCCGAGGGCGACGAGAACGAGAGCAGCAAGGGTCTGGGCCGAACTGCGGCGCCGTTCGTCTTCGAGGGTGCGAACAAGCGCCCTGAACACCCGACTATGAAGTGGCTCATGAAGCAGTTGGAGAAGCGCGACGTGGGCACGGGCGCGACCCGCACTTCGACGTACTCGGAGGTCACCAGCGACAGGGCGAAGTTCCCGCTGCTCTCGGAGAAGGGCCGGAAGCTCAGGCTCGCGCAGGCCGGCGAGATGAGCTGGCGGCTGCTGCCGGGCACGCGCATCGGCGACCTCGGGCTCACCGAGAAGGTCTACGCCGACATGCGCGACATCGCAGCCGGGACCGCGACCGCCGAGGAGCGCCTCGCAGTCGTCGCCGACTGGGTTTGCGAGGACATCGCCACGATGTCGAAGAACGCCGCGTCCATGCGCTCCGAGCTGGGCCTGAGTGAGACCCAGATCGCCGCTCGCGCCGAGGGCGTGTGGCAGGCCGCTCCGGGCGGGCCGAAGAAGGTCACCTTCAAGAAGGTCTGGTCGGGCCACGAGCTCAGCGATGACGAGGTGGCGAAGCTGCTGGCGGGCGAGACGATCACGTTCGAGGCCACGAACACGGCGGACAAGCCGTTCACGGCCACCGGTGCGCTCGGCGTCGGCGACTTCAAGGGCCGCAAGTTCGTCGGGTTCCAGCTGACAGTACCCGACAGGCCGACGAAGTGGTCCGGCCGGACGTTCACGCCGGCGGAGGTCACGGCGCTCCTGGCGGGCCAGGCGCTGGAGATCAACGACTTCGTCAGCGCGAGGACCGGCAAGACCTTCGGCTGCAAGGTCAGCTGGGACGCGAAGGCGAAGAAGATCGTCCCCGACTTCGACTCTGGCGACGAGCCGCCGCGGTCCTGGTGCCAGGTGACTTTTACCGATGTGCAAAGGCGTGACCTGGCGGCCGGCAAGACCATCCAAGGCACGGGGTTCGTCTCGTCGAAGGGTAAGACCTTTGACGCGAAGGTTGCCTGGAAGGAAGAGGGCGGCAAGAAGAAGATCGTGCCGTCGTTCGGCTGA